TCCTCTCAACTTCAATAAAGGGGAATTTGGGTAAGATATTAAGTCATGTTTATTCTTCATTAAGAAGGTTTATATAAAATGAAATCACTGAAACAATTTTGTGTTAAAGGCCATTGGTGCCAGAAAGACCAGACTCTCCATCACCCAGCGGCATTTCCATGAAAAGTGACCGGTCCAAAGATGATCCTCTCAACTTCAGTAAAGGAGGACAGAagtaggatttaaaaaaaaaaaaaaggctccttCTTTGATAGAAAATCAttctaaaaaatgaaatcacTGACACAATTTTGTGTTACAGACCACTGGTGCCAGAAAGACCAGACTCTCCATCACCCAGCGGTGTTTCTATGAAAAGTGACCGGTCCAAAGATGATCCTCTCAACTTCAGTAAAGGAGGAACAAagtaggatttaaaaaaaagttccgTTCTTTGATGGAGAATCATTCTAAGAAAAGTAAATCACTGACACCAATTTTGTGTTACAGACCACTGGTGCCAGAAAGACCAGACTCTCCATCACTGAGCGGTGTTTCCATGAAAAGTGACCGGTCCAAAGATGATCCTCTCAACTTCAATAAAGGGGAATTTGGGTAAGATATTAAGTCATGTTTATTCTTCATTAAGAAGGTTTATATAAAATGAAATCACTGAAACAATTTTGTGTTAAAGGCCATTGGTGCCAGAAAGACCGGACTCTCCATCACCCAGCGGCATTTCCATGAAAAGTGACCGGTCCAAAGATGATCCTCTCAACTTCAGTAAAGGAGGACAGAagtaggatttaaaaaaaaaaaaaatgctccttCTTTGATAGAAAATCATTCTAAGAAAATGAAATCACTGAAACAATTTTGTGTTACAGACCACTGGTGCCAGAAAGACCAGACTCTCCATCACCCAGCGGTGTTTCCATGAAAAGTGACCGGTCCAAAGATGATCCTCTCAACTTCAGTAAAGGAGGAACAAagtaggatttaaaaaaaaaaaatgctccttCTTTGATAGAAAATCAGTCTAAGAAAAGTAAATCACTGACACCAATTTTGTGTTACAGACCACTGGTGCCAGAAAGACCAGACTCTCCATCACTGAGTGGTGTTTCCATGAAAAGTGACCGGTCCAAAGATGATCCTCTCAACTTCAATAAAGGGGAATTTGGGTAAGATATTAAGTCATGTTTATTCTTCATTAAGAAGGTTTATATAAAATGAAATCACTAAAATAATTTTGTGTTACAGACCACTGGTGCCAGAAAGACCAGACTCTCCATCACCCAGCGGTGtttccatgaagagtgaccggtccaGAGAGGATCCTCTCAACTTCGATAAAGAAGGGGCATCTCCAATCAGAAATAAAGAACGTGGTAAGATATTTAGTTGAATCCAATTTCAATTCCTTTGATGCAGAAACATAATGATCATATGACTGTTAAATCACTGGAATAGTAACTTTTTACCATTTGTGCATACTGGCATCCCATTGTTCAGTAACATTGATGGTGCCATGGAAGATAGAGATATGCTCATTAAACACattcagaaagaaagagacttacaaacaaacaacaacaaacgtTTTTTTCTGCCTGCCATAAACAATGTGTGTAGTGAAGTATCAAGTGTCAGGTGTTTCCCAAATTCTTTAAATTGTTCAGAGTCGTGACAGATTTATTGGAGATATGTTTTTTACAgtgataaagaaatgtttttagatGTTAGATTGCctgaaataatttaaatctgTTCATTTGAATTCACCAAAGCAGACACTTGAATGTAACTAAAATAGCTTTACGTTTATCTTTTCAGAATAagtaattcaaaacaaaaataaatgaacgtATTATAAAGTTCatggttgtttaaaaaaaaaagccaaatctAGATAATACTTCCTGTGTTGTGCCATTATTAATAGGAAGAATGTGTGAGTTTTTGATACAGTAGATATCGCCCTTAAGCACCagcgtgaaaccaaaacaaactgctgtttgagcACACCTCCGCCAGACttaagcctccgctctcctccagcgacacacctccaacccccatCCACTCACGTAGGCATGAAGGAGTTTAGTGGAAGGGGCAGactgcctgtggcctgcattgtacTGTTAGGCTAATGTtggcacactttagttagcttgtagcgtCACATTGAATGTCaattgacacggaatgaccgtgatctgAAAACACTTGCGTGACATTCGAAATacgcagtgagcatgttattcttcttttctctatttCTTGACTAAAACTACTTTTATACTCAAGGAGAGGAGTCGGCCGTCACGTCCATGTAAacctgatgtaaacacggctctgacaacaacacagccaacGGGACTCGctcttctccctcattgtagacagtcatgtctcagagacatttacatagGACATGCATggtttctgctatatttatatgttaaatgttgcacattcttccttttatctAGCTTTCAATATTCAAGATGGTCACTTTTACTGTGCCTATAGATAAGTGATTCAGGGCTGAATCCGACCTTTATCATTAATAAtatgttgaatttgttttgtttatgcagAGACAGCAGAGCAACAGAAGAAGCTGATATCGACCATCAAAGAAAACTGTAGAAAAACTCTTCAAGATGGAGACAAAAATCATCCTAACCAGCGTCACACAGAACACGTCATGAGAGAAGACAAAAGGCCTGAAAAATTTACTGAAGTGAAATCACTAAAAGATATCTTCAAAGATAATAAGGGACAACCAATCAAAACAGTGCTGACTGTTGGAGAGTCTGGTATTGGAAAATCCCACCATGTGCAGAAATTCATTAAAGAGTGGTCTAAAGATGGTTTTTGGAGCACAGCCAAAAATAGAGTTATTTTTCTACTTGACATCTCAAAGCTTAACTCATTCAAAGGGGAGAAATTGTCTTTAATCGAACTTCTTCATAATTTCTACCcggaaatgaatgaatgtaaaATCTCTCACTTTGAACAGTTCAAAGTTCTGTTTGTCCTGGATGGATTGGATGCTTTTCAAACAGCTCTTGACTTTGACAACAAGGACACCGTGACTGATGTGAGGGAATCAGCTTCAGTAAATGTGTTactgacaaacctcatcagaGGATCTCTGCTTCCTTCTGCATGGATCTGGATAACCTCCCAACCTTTAGCTGCCAATCAGTTGCCTGACAAACGTGTTGACAGGAGGACAGAAATAAGATGTAAGCTTATATGCTCTATGAATATAGAATGTTGAATCAAACAGTGGAAACTTTAATCAGCTTTACAATAATAAAGATTTGTCACCAGTGAACAAAAAATATTGCAATTTCATAATGGATGCCAATCTCTTGTAATTTTAGATTGCAAAATTTGTTTCACTGCATtctgatttctttgttttgtctttttcctttctttagacaaaaacatcaaacaaaaactcacCGCAGAGCTGAAGAAGAGAATCCACAGTCGGCATGAAAGAGAACTGAAAGGACTTAAAACTGACACAGAACTCCATGAGATTCATGAGCCTGaagataagaaagaaaaaaaaaaaatctgggaaGCATCTTTTCCAGGCTTACAGAAAAAAGGGGGGCAAACAGTACTTACAAAGGGAGTTGCTCATGTCGGTAAAACGTACCAAGCACAGAGGTCCATGGTACACTGGGCGAAGGGAACATCCAATAAAAACATAGACTTTGTTGTACCAATTCATTTCCGTGAGCTGAAttcaagaagagaaaaagttcaaaaCATGAACGATCTGCTCCATCATTTCCTCAATCCTGATAAACACCCAGGAGTTTGCAATTATGATGAGTGTGAAGTACTTTTTGTTCTTGATGGATTGGAAGAATGTAAACTTCCCCTGGATTTTGAAAAGAACACGGACCTGACTGATATGGAAGAAACAGCCTCGATGGATGTGCTGCTAACAAACCTCATCAAGAGGAAtttgcttccctctgctcataTCTGGATCATCTCTCGACCTTCAGCAGCTGACAAAATCCCCTCCGAATACATCCAGAAAGTGACAGAATGTCGAGGTATGAAACTATGACTAACAAATTTTACCACTAAAACCTGTTTCAGTAATCTGTATCCtgtgttcattatttttgtttgtgtgttgattttaattttgaaaagGAAATACTAAAGCTCAAGCTATACCTGTGTTAGAACCCTATACTGTAGGCTATAATCtccatttacattttctacataGAAATATAGATTGTGTACACGTGTCCTGATTATCAGCATGTAAAGTGCTCTGGTTTCATTTTGTACATATGGAGTCCGAGATGCATTGACCAATCACGTATCAAAATGCTTTGGTGTATACTGGAGAAACACTGTGTggacagtaaaaaaacaaagcgGAACGTTATCCTACCTACGTAATGAAATACCAGCAACCATCAGCGGTTATCTAAAGAATAGgctaaaatgaaaagaaaggattcCTCTACAGTATATGGTATTACTTAGACAGAACGGAATAAAACAAAGAACGGTAATTAATTgatctctataaacagatatctggATAAATGTGCAGCTAACAATCCACTCTGGATCGAACATCTCTAATTCAGCAACAAACTTGCTTGACGCTGTGTTAAAGCCAATTAGTGTTAAGATTTCACAACTACCACAAATGCATCAGAAGGGATCGGTCCGATCTCAATTACAAAAATCAAGccatttaaaagttattttcttcgtCTCTTGACAACAGACCTGAAAAAGCttgcatttttactttttacaaatctgcatcattaTATTCTTATTATAACATTATTCCTGTTAACGACATTAAGTAAATCATGAGAAAAGCctttttctgacatttctgaTTGCTGACATGACacaaaaatcaatcaataatgacatttgttttgtttgttcagaGACCTTGGAGAGACGGAAGAAGCTGATATCCACCCTcaaagaaagatttaaaaacaacattcaagATGGAGACATAAATCATTCTAAccagacaaacacagaacacatcacgagagaggagaaaagtatTGAAACCAATGATGGAGAGAAAAACGAACGTACGGTGGCAACATCAGTGACTCAAGTGACTGCAGTATCTGATATCTTCAAAgatacaaatgaaaaaacaatacGAAATGTGCTGACTACTGGTGTGACTGGTATTGGGAAATCTTTCTATGTGAAGAGATTTGTAAAAGAGTGGGCTAAAAATGCCAACAGCTCAGTTTTTACGTGGCTTTTAGATTCCATATGGGGCCGAGCCAAAACTCATGATGAAGTTATATTTCCACTTGACCTCTCTGAGCTTAATTTgattagagagaaaaaagtcaGCTTGTTTGAACTACTTAACCATTTCTTTAAGGAAACTCAACAAATAGTCATCTCTAACTTTGAACAGTTCAAAGTTCTGTTTGTCCTGGATGGATTGGATGCTTTTCAAACAGCTCTTGACTTTGACAACAAGGACACCGTGACTGATGTGAGGGAATCAGCTTCAGTAAATGTGTTactgacaaacctcatcagaGGATCTCTGCTTCCTTCTGCACGGATCTGGATAACCTCCCAACCTTCAGCTGCCAAACACTTGCCTAACAACTTTGTTGACAGGAGGACAGAAATAAGATGTAAGCTTACTGGTGCTGAATATGGAAATACAATACAAACATATATTAAGTGATAATAAAGCAATCATATAATGAAATACGAAAAAACATCCATCCAGTACATGTTGGTGTTTGTGCCTATCCTGTTATTCAGCAAGATATCATGCTCATTAATAGTGGTTTATGAATTGCAGTAAAATTGCATCCCAAATTGTAATCATGTTAAGTGGCTAGTGTTTCTCcaaagtaatgttttttttttccacagataaGCCTGATCTTGCAAGTAAATGGGAACTCAAATCTCAGCTGACGGAGCAATTTACTCATGTGACAATGGGGGTGGACATGCAGAAAACATCTGCTCTTCTGAATGAAATCTACACAGATCTCTACATCATAGAGGGGGAAAGAGGAGAGGTCAATATTCAACATGAGACCGTACAGATTGAAGGTGCCAAGTTCAAACCAAAGGAAACATCCATTAAGTATGATACCATCTTTGAACCAGCAGTAGGAAAACCTAAGAACATTAAATCTGTGCTAACAACTGGAATGGCAGGCATTGGAAAATCATTTGCCACCATGAAATACATGCTGGACTGGGCTGAGGATACGTCGCACGCGgacattttctttatgtttccGCTGTCTTTCCGCGAGCTGAATTTGAGAAAAGATGAAATGCACAGCTTGGAGGAACTCATTTATAGTTTCTTTCCAGGAATGAAGACATCAGAAATAGAAGATTATGACAAGTATAATATCCTGATTGTCCTGGATGGTTTCGATGAGTGTCGCCTTGATCTCGACTTCAATGAAAGTGAAGAGTGTACAGATGTGAAAAAGCAAACCTCTGTGAAAGTTctgctgacaaacctcatcCTAGGCAATCTGCTTTCTAAAGCCCAAGTCTGGATCACCTCCAGACCTGCAGCATCCAACAGTATCCCTGCTGGTAAAGTTGACCGTGTTACAGAGGTGCGAGGATTCAATGATGACCAGAaagaggagtacttcaggaagagattTGATGATAAAGATTTGGCTGAGAAAATCTTGTCACATGTCAAGACTTCAAGAACCGTTTACATTATGTGTCACATCCCTGTGTTTTGCTGGCTGACATCAACAGTTCTGGAGGACTTTGTGGAAAGAAAAGAAGTCGGGAAGATGCCCAGCACTCTGACTGACATGTACATacactttgttttgttacaATGCAGACAGGCGAATGTGAAGTATGACACAGATGAGACAAGTAAGAATTCTGAGCCAGATTCATGCTGGAACACAAGCAACAAGACCACAGTTGTTTCTCTCGGGAAGTTGGCTTTTGAAGGGCTCGAGACAGGAGACCTTGTCTTCACTGAAGAAACATTGATAGAGTGCGGTGTCAACatcacagaggctgcagtcttCTCAGGCATCTTTACCCAGATTAAACGAGAACGCCATGGGCTGTACCAACAGAATTTGTTCTGCTTTGTCCATCTGAGTATTCAAGAGTTCATGGCAGCTTTCTATGCATTTCACACATTCagtgacaaaaatgtaaatctgcTTGCCAAACCCCCTTCAACAGACACAGATGTGCCTGAATCAGACTTTTACAGGACAGCAGTAGACAAGACCTTAGATAGCAGAAATGGAAACTGGGATCTGTTTCTTCGCTTCTTGCTTGGCCTTTCTCTGGAGACAAATCAAGCTCTCCTGAAAGAGCTGCTgaacaagacagaaaataacaagGAGACCAATGAGAAAACAATTGGATACATCAAAGAAAAGATAAGGGAAGAGAACAGTGATGCTGATCAAAATTTCAATCttttccactgtctgaatgaactgaatgaccAGTCTCTTGTGGAAGAAGTCAAAAAGTACCTTAAGTCAGAAACAACCACATTTGAAAACTTCACCACATCCCAGTGGTCGGCTCTAACCTTTGTGCTGCTGACTTCAGATGAGAAGCTGGATGTGTTTGATCTAAAAAAGTACCGCAAATCAGAGAAAGTACTTCTGGGAATGTTGCCGGTCGTCAAAGTCGCCAAAACTGCTATGTAAGTACTTCGCAATGCCCCCTCTTAATAACctgaaaacatgagaaaacTGATTAAATTGCTCTAGTGACTTTTTTGACCTTGCCATAGCTTCTATTTTTGATAGAGTTTCTAATTAACAAACACTTTCACAGGCTAAGTTGGTGTGAGCTCACTGCAGAATCATGCAAAGGTCTCTTATCCTCAGTCCTCAACTCTGCATCCTCTAACCTCACCGAGCTGGACCTGAGTCATAACGACCTGTTGGATACAGGTGTGAAGCTTATTGCAGAAGGCCTGATGAGTTTACATTGTAAACTGGAGATTCTCAAGTAAGTGTGCATTGTACGCCGGGCCGCTGACTGGGAACCAGGAAAAGTTGTTGGTCGGATCTGGTTAACAGAAGGGGCTGGTTGGAGCTCTGTGACGCTTAGCATTGACTCTCTGTGGTGTTGGGCAATGTAGGCTCCAGGGCAGCTGCCATGGGAAGCTGAGGAGCTGGGGCAGTGGGCATCATAGGCTCTTGGATAATGGGCAGCTGTACCTCTGGGGTAATTAGGTTAACAAAGTCGGTTAAAATAACTTAATGCATAGTTTTATTTAAGGATTAAACAACCTTTCCAGATTGTTACACTGAGCATATTAAACTATGTGGAATCATAATTACAACAATTTCTCATCTACTTGAACCACATAACcctaacctgtgtgtgtgtgtgtgtgtgtgtgtgtgtgtgtgtgtgtgtgtgtgtgtgtgtgtgtgtgtgtgtgtgtgtgtgtgtgtgtgtgtgtgtgtggtctgcaGATTGTCAGGTTGTCAGGTGACAGAAGAAGGCTGCTCTTACCTGGCCTCAGCA
This region of Labrus bergylta chromosome 12, fLabBer1.1, whole genome shotgun sequence genomic DNA includes:
- the LOC109985108 gene encoding uncharacterized protein isoform X1; translation: MFEEQLEEQAEAAPRDKPLVPERPDSPSLSGVSMKSDRSKDDPLNFNKGEFGPLVPERPDSPSPSGVSMKSDRSKDDPLNFSKGGTKPLVPERPDSPSLSGVSMKSDRSKDDPLNFNKGEFGPLVPERPDSPSPSGISMKSDRSKDDPLNFSKGGQKPLVPERPDSPSPSGVSMKSDRSKDDPLNFSKGGTKPLVPERPDSPSLSGVSMKSDRSKDDPLNFNKGEFGPLVPERPDSPSPSGVSMKSDRSREDPLNFDKEGASPIRNKERETAEQQKKLISTIKENCRKTLQDGDKNHPNQRHTEHVMREDKRPEKFTEVKSLKDIFKDNKGQPIKTVLTVGESGIGKSHHVQKFIKEWSKDGFWSTAKNRVIFLLDISKLNSFKGEKLSLIELLHNFYPEMNECKISHFEQFKVLFVLDGLDAFQTALDFDNKDTVTDVRESASVNVLLTNLIRGSLLPSAWIWITSQPLAANQLPDKRVDRRTEIRYKNIKQKLTAELKKRIHSRHERELKGLKTDTELHEIHEPEDKKEKKKIWEASFPGLQKKGGQTVLTKGVAHVGKTYQAQRSMVHWAKGTSNKNIDFVVPIHFRELNSRREKVQNMNDLLHHFLNPDKHPGVCNYDECEVLFVLDGLEECKLPLDFEKNTDLTDMEETASMDVLLTNLIKRNLLPSAHIWIISRPSAADKIPSEYIQKVTECRETLERRKKLISTLKERFKNNIQDGDINHSNQTNTEHITREEKSIETNDGEKNERTVATSVTQVTAVSDIFKDTNEKTIRNVLTTGVTGIGKSFYVKRFVKEWAKNANSSVFTWLLDSIWGRAKTHDEVIFPLDLSELNLIREKKVSLFELLNHFFKETQQIVISNFEQFKVLFVLDGLDAFQTALDFDNKDTVTDVRESASVNVLLTNLIRGSLLPSARIWITSQPSAAKHLPNNFVDRRTEIRYKPDLASKWELKSQLTEQFTHVTMGVDMQKTSALLNEIYTDLYIIEGERGEVNIQHETVQIEGAKFKPKETSIKYDTIFEPAVGKPKNIKSVLTTGMAGIGKSFATMKYMLDWAEDTSHADIFFMFPLSFRELNLRKDEMHSLEELIYSFFPGMKTSEIEDYDKYNILIVLDGFDECRLDLDFNESEECTDVKKQTSVKVLLTNLILGNLLSKAQVWITSRPAASNSIPAGKVDRVTEVRGFNDDQKEEYFRKRFDDKDLAEKILSHVKTSRTVYIMCHIPVFCWLTSTVLEDFVERKEVGKMPSTLTDMYIHFVLLQCRQANVKYDTDETSKNSEPDSCWNTSNKTTVVSLGKLAFEGLETGDLVFTEETLIECGVNITEAAVFSGIFTQIKRERHGLYQQNLFCFVHLSIQEFMAAFYAFHTFSDKNVNLLAKPPSTDTDVPESDFYRTAVDKTLDSRNGNWDLFLRFLLGLSLETNQALLKELLNKTENNKETNEKTIGYIKEKIREENSDADQNFNLFHCLNELNDQSLVEEVKKYLKSETTTFENFTTSQWSALTFVLLTSDEKLDVFDLKKYRKSEKVLLGMLPVVKVAKTAMLSWCELTAESCKGLLSSVLNSASSNLTELDLSHNDLLDTGVKLIAEGLMSLHCKLEILKLSGCQVTEEGCSYLASALKSNKASSLKHLDLSYNHPGCNGAAVLSAIAEDQDMSLKTLCLDHCGEHRLKPGIKKYDGDLKFDENTVNKRLVLSEGNRKVKTVIKLEEKVERPENEYRFKRSQVFCEESQRGLCYWEVEWKGTVGIAVAYGGVGRKWDSKCGLGCNDMSWSLLCSKDGYTARHGKTSKPITAPFSQRIAVFLDWEAGTLTYYSDISGELSLIHTFHANFTEPLCPSFWFKRGSVTLCKIDKTPLRWSAIKPQSQKLTTKAKAKVLKSSAPKGATQGWL
- the LOC109985108 gene encoding uncharacterized protein isoform X2; the encoded protein is MFEEQLEEQAEAAPRDKPLVPERPDSPSLSGVSMKSDRSKDDPLNFNKGEFGPLVPERPDSPSPSGVSMKSDRSKDDPLNFSKGGTKPLVPERPDSPSLSGVSMKSDRSKDDPLNFNKGEFGPLVPERPDSPSPSGVSMKSDRSKDDPLNFSKGGTKPLVPERPDSPSLSGVSMKSDRSKDDPLNFNKGEFGPLVPERPDSPSPSGVSMKSDRSREDPLNFDKEGASPIRNKERETAEQQKKLISTIKENCRKTLQDGDKNHPNQRHTEHVMREDKRPEKFTEVKSLKDIFKDNKGQPIKTVLTVGESGIGKSHHVQKFIKEWSKDGFWSTAKNRVIFLLDISKLNSFKGEKLSLIELLHNFYPEMNECKISHFEQFKVLFVLDGLDAFQTALDFDNKDTVTDVRESASVNVLLTNLIRGSLLPSAWIWITSQPLAANQLPDKRVDRRTEIRYKNIKQKLTAELKKRIHSRHERELKGLKTDTELHEIHEPEDKKEKKKIWEASFPGLQKKGGQTVLTKGVAHVGKTYQAQRSMVHWAKGTSNKNIDFVVPIHFRELNSRREKVQNMNDLLHHFLNPDKHPGVCNYDECEVLFVLDGLEECKLPLDFEKNTDLTDMEETASMDVLLTNLIKRNLLPSAHIWIISRPSAADKIPSEYIQKVTECRETLERRKKLISTLKERFKNNIQDGDINHSNQTNTEHITREEKSIETNDGEKNERTVATSVTQVTAVSDIFKDTNEKTIRNVLTTGVTGIGKSFYVKRFVKEWAKNANSSVFTWLLDSIWGRAKTHDEVIFPLDLSELNLIREKKVSLFELLNHFFKETQQIVISNFEQFKVLFVLDGLDAFQTALDFDNKDTVTDVRESASVNVLLTNLIRGSLLPSARIWITSQPSAAKHLPNNFVDRRTEIRYKPDLASKWELKSQLTEQFTHVTMGVDMQKTSALLNEIYTDLYIIEGERGEVNIQHETVQIEGAKFKPKETSIKYDTIFEPAVGKPKNIKSVLTTGMAGIGKSFATMKYMLDWAEDTSHADIFFMFPLSFRELNLRKDEMHSLEELIYSFFPGMKTSEIEDYDKYNILIVLDGFDECRLDLDFNESEECTDVKKQTSVKVLLTNLILGNLLSKAQVWITSRPAASNSIPAGKVDRVTEVRGFNDDQKEEYFRKRFDDKDLAEKILSHVKTSRTVYIMCHIPVFCWLTSTVLEDFVERKEVGKMPSTLTDMYIHFVLLQCRQANVKYDTDETSKNSEPDSCWNTSNKTTVVSLGKLAFEGLETGDLVFTEETLIECGVNITEAAVFSGIFTQIKRERHGLYQQNLFCFVHLSIQEFMAAFYAFHTFSDKNVNLLAKPPSTDTDVPESDFYRTAVDKTLDSRNGNWDLFLRFLLGLSLETNQALLKELLNKTENNKETNEKTIGYIKEKIREENSDADQNFNLFHCLNELNDQSLVEEVKKYLKSETTTFENFTTSQWSALTFVLLTSDEKLDVFDLKKYRKSEKVLLGMLPVVKVAKTAMLSWCELTAESCKGLLSSVLNSASSNLTELDLSHNDLLDTGVKLIAEGLMSLHCKLEILKLSGCQVTEEGCSYLASALKSNKASSLKHLDLSYNHPGCNGAAVLSAIAEDQDMSLKTLCLDHCGEHRLKPGIKKYDGDLKFDENTVNKRLVLSEGNRKVKTVIKLEEKVERPENEYRFKRSQVFCEESQRGLCYWEVEWKGTVGIAVAYGGVGRKWDSKCGLGCNDMSWSLLCSKDGYTARHGKTSKPITAPFSQRIAVFLDWEAGTLTYYSDISGELSLIHTFHANFTEPLCPSFWFKRGSVTLCKIDKTPLRWSAIKPQSQKLTTKAKAKVLKSSAPKGATQGWL